One Pseudomonas brassicacearum genomic region harbors:
- a CDS encoding TMEM165/GDT1 family protein, which translates to MLDSLLVPTAIVALAEIGDKTQLLALILAARFRKPWPIIAGIVAATLANHAAAGAVGAWVGSIFSDAVLHWILAASFAATALWTLVPDKLDDEEANTARKFGPFLTTLIAFFLAEIGDKTQIATVMLAAQYPELWLVIIGTTVGMLIANVPVVLAGNFAAEKLPLTLIRRLAASAFFVLAIVAVYKAMQSSGWV; encoded by the coding sequence ATGCTGGACTCTCTCCTCGTACCTACCGCTATCGTTGCGCTGGCCGAAATCGGCGACAAGACGCAATTGCTCGCGCTCATTCTTGCGGCTCGCTTTCGCAAACCCTGGCCGATCATCGCCGGCATCGTTGCGGCGACGCTCGCCAACCATGCGGCGGCCGGGGCGGTGGGGGCCTGGGTCGGCAGTATATTCTCGGATGCGGTCTTGCACTGGATCCTGGCAGCGAGTTTCGCGGCCACGGCGCTGTGGACCCTGGTCCCGGACAAGCTGGACGACGAAGAAGCCAATACGGCCCGCAAGTTCGGACCATTCCTGACCACGCTGATTGCGTTTTTCCTGGCGGAAATCGGTGACAAGACGCAGATCGCCACGGTGATGCTCGCCGCGCAGTACCCGGAACTGTGGCTGGTGATCATCGGCACCACTGTGGGCATGCTGATTGCCAACGTGCCGGTGGTGCTGGCGGGCAATTTCGCCGCCGAGAAACTGCCCCTGACGCTGATCCGCCGCCTGGCCGCCTCGGCATTTTTCGTCCTGGCGATCGTGGCGGTGTACAAGGCGATGCAGAGTAGTGGGTGGGTTTGA
- a CDS encoding putative signal transducing protein, translating into MQRIYELENLMEGELLQGMLASEGITAYLVGRDLMGGAGELPMQGLLGLAVEDDRAQAARELIAAYNAALPLLGDEPDSYPGTLVC; encoded by the coding sequence ATGCAGCGAATCTACGAACTGGAGAACCTGATGGAAGGCGAGTTGCTCCAAGGCATGCTCGCCAGCGAAGGCATCACGGCGTACCTGGTGGGCCGCGATCTGATGGGCGGAGCCGGGGAATTGCCGATGCAGGGCTTGCTGGGGCTGGCGGTGGAGGACGACCGGGCGCAAGCCGCTCGGGAGTTGATCGCAGCCTACAATGCCGCGCTGCCCCTGCTCGGCGATGAACCGGACAGTTACCCCGGCACGCTGGTCTGCTAG
- a CDS encoding 1-acyl-sn-glycerol-3-phosphate acyltransferase codes for MMGEFDAIRPYDDSEVPAVLARLLGDKAFLDILTHFRFPRLAGAFGWMLKPLIAQRLRREFAGVTSVATLQDKVEFYVDHTIERATDGVTYTGVEQFKSGSAYLFIANHRDIVMDPAFVNYAVYHAGLPTPRIAIGDNLLQKPFVSDLMRLNKSFIVHRSITGRREKMAAYQLLSAYINHSIRNDCASIWIAQAEGRAKDGDDRTESAILKMFHMSRKDEPFGEVIRSLNLTPVSISYEYDPCDQAKARELYIRATTGTYTKVPGEDDVSIAKGITGYKGRVHVNFAAPITELFEDTKQLALEMDRQILGGYRLFPAHYLAYAQWADADPQLQVPTAAEVFGADELAKAEEEWQRRLDACPPEHRPFLVQQYATPVRNQYRVKAGLAL; via the coding sequence ATGATGGGCGAATTCGATGCCATCCGACCTTACGACGACAGCGAAGTCCCAGCGGTGCTGGCACGGCTGCTCGGCGACAAGGCGTTTCTAGATATCCTCACCCACTTCCGCTTCCCACGCCTGGCCGGCGCCTTCGGCTGGATGCTCAAACCTCTTATAGCGCAAAGATTGCGTCGTGAGTTCGCTGGCGTGACATCGGTCGCGACTTTGCAGGACAAGGTGGAGTTCTATGTCGACCACACAATCGAGCGGGCCACCGATGGCGTGACCTACACCGGGGTGGAGCAATTCAAGTCCGGCAGTGCGTACCTGTTCATCGCCAACCACCGCGACATCGTCATGGACCCGGCCTTCGTCAACTATGCCGTGTACCACGCCGGTCTGCCGACCCCGCGCATCGCCATTGGCGATAACCTGCTGCAAAAGCCATTCGTCAGCGACCTGATGCGCTTGAACAAGAGTTTCATCGTGCACCGCTCCATCACCGGACGACGGGAGAAAATGGCGGCGTACCAATTGCTGTCGGCGTACATCAACCACTCGATCCGCAACGATTGTGCTTCCATCTGGATCGCCCAGGCCGAGGGCCGGGCCAAGGACGGCGACGACCGTACCGAATCGGCGATTCTCAAGATGTTCCACATGAGCCGCAAGGACGAGCCATTCGGTGAAGTGATCCGGTCACTGAACCTCACGCCAGTGTCCATCAGCTACGAATACGACCCGTGCGACCAGGCCAAGGCCCGCGAGCTGTACATCCGCGCCACCACCGGCACCTACACCAAGGTACCGGGCGAGGACGACGTGAGCATCGCCAAGGGCATCACCGGCTACAAGGGCCGGGTCCACGTGAACTTCGCCGCGCCGATCACCGAACTGTTCGAGGACACCAAGCAATTGGCCCTGGAGATGGACCGGCAGATTCTCGGCGGCTATCGCCTGTTCCCGGCGCATTACCTGGCTTACGCCCAATGGGCCGACGCCGACCCGCAGTTGCAGGTGCCGACGGCGGCCGAGGTGTTTGGTGCCGATGAACTGGCCAAGGCCGAGGAAGAATGGCAGCGCCGGCTGGATGCTTGCCCGCCGGAACACCGGCCGTTCCTGGTGCAGCAGTATGCGACGCCGGTGCGTAATCAGTACCGGGTCAAGGCGGGGCTGGCGTTGTAA
- a CDS encoding CPXCG motif-containing cysteine-rich protein, translating to MLETTHYECPYCGEGVETVLDLSGGDQTYIEDCQVCCRPITFVLQVHGEEWHLEVFSENE from the coding sequence ATGCTGGAAACCACTCATTATGAATGTCCGTATTGTGGCGAAGGGGTTGAGACTGTCTTGGATCTGTCCGGCGGCGATCAGACCTACATTGAGGACTGTCAGGTTTGTTGCCGGCCGATAACCTTTGTCCTGCAGGTCCATGGTGAAGAGTGGCATCTCGAGGTCTTTAGCGAAAACGAGTGA
- a CDS encoding fatty acid--CoA ligase: MLQTRVIPPAEGAYQYPLLIKRLLMSGARYEKTREIIYRDQLRYSYPTLIERVARLANVLTEAGVKAGDTVAVMDWDSHRYLECMFAIPMIGAVIHTINVRLSPEQILYTMNHAEDRFVLVNSEFVGLYQAIAGHLTTVDKTLLLTDLPEKTADLPNLVGEYEQLLAGASPVYDFQDFDENSVATTFYTTGTTGNPKGVYFTHRQLVLHTMGVATIMGSIDSVRLLGTNDVYMPITPMFHVHAWGLPYVATMLGLKQVYPGRYDPELLVQLWRKEKVTFSHCVPTILQMLLNAKGAQGTDFGGWKIVIGGSALNRSLYEAAKARGIQLTAAYGMSETGPLVSCAHLNDELMAGSEDERTTYRIKAGVPGPLVEAAIIDTEGRFLPADGETQGELVLRAPWLTEGYFNEPQKGAELWNGGWLHTGDVATLDSMGFIDIRDRIKDVIKTGGEWISSLDLEDLISRHVAVREVAVVGIPDPQWGERPFALLVIHEGHQIGARELKEHLKPFVELGHLSKWAIPSQIALVTEIPKTSVGKLDKKRIRVDITEWQSNNSTFLSTL, translated from the coding sequence ATGTTGCAGACTCGCGTTATTCCTCCAGCCGAAGGCGCTTATCAATACCCGCTGCTGATCAAGCGGCTGCTGATGTCCGGGGCGCGTTACGAGAAAACCCGCGAGATCATTTACCGCGACCAGTTGCGCTACAGCTATCCAACGCTGATCGAGCGGGTCGCGCGGCTGGCCAATGTGCTGACCGAGGCCGGGGTCAAGGCTGGTGACACCGTGGCGGTGATGGACTGGGACAGCCATCGTTACCTGGAGTGCATGTTCGCGATCCCGATGATCGGCGCGGTGATCCACACCATCAACGTGCGCCTGTCACCGGAACAGATTCTCTACACCATGAACCACGCCGAGGATCGCTTCGTTCTGGTCAACAGCGAGTTCGTCGGCTTGTACCAGGCGATCGCCGGGCACCTGACCACGGTGGACAAGACCCTGCTGCTGACCGACCTGCCGGAAAAAACCGCCGACCTGCCGAACCTCGTGGGTGAATACGAACAACTGCTCGCCGGCGCCAGCCCCGTCTACGACTTCCAGGATTTCGACGAAAATTCTGTCGCCACCACGTTCTACACCACCGGCACCACGGGCAATCCCAAGGGCGTGTACTTTACCCATCGGCAACTGGTGCTGCACACCATGGGCGTGGCGACCATCATGGGGTCCATCGACAGCGTGCGGCTGCTGGGCACCAACGATGTGTACATGCCGATCACGCCGATGTTCCATGTCCACGCCTGGGGCTTGCCCTACGTGGCGACCATGCTCGGGCTCAAGCAGGTCTATCCTGGCCGTTACGATCCCGAACTCCTGGTCCAGCTGTGGCGCAAGGAAAAGGTCACTTTTTCCCATTGCGTGCCGACCATCCTGCAAATGCTGCTCAACGCCAAGGGCGCCCAGGGCACCGATTTCGGCGGCTGGAAAATCGTCATTGGCGGCAGTGCCCTGAACCGCAGCCTCTACGAAGCGGCCAAGGCCCGGGGCATCCAGCTCACCGCTGCCTACGGCATGTCGGAAACCGGCCCGCTGGTGTCCTGCGCCCACCTCAATGACGAGCTGATGGCCGGCAGCGAAGACGAGCGCACCACCTACCGGATCAAGGCCGGCGTGCCGGGGCCGTTGGTGGAGGCGGCGATCATCGACACCGAGGGCCGTTTCCTGCCCGCCGATGGCGAGACCCAAGGCGAACTGGTGCTGCGTGCGCCGTGGCTCACCGAAGGCTACTTCAACGAGCCACAGAAGGGCGCCGAACTCTGGAACGGCGGCTGGCTGCACACTGGTGATGTCGCCACGCTCGACAGCATGGGGTTTATCGACATCCGCGACCGCATCAAGGACGTGATCAAGACCGGCGGCGAATGGATTTCGTCCCTGGACCTGGAAGACCTCATCAGCCGTCACGTGGCGGTACGCGAAGTAGCAGTGGTCGGCATTCCCGATCCGCAGTGGGGCGAGCGGCCGTTTGCCTTGCTGGTGATCCACGAAGGGCATCAGATCGGGGCTCGGGAACTCAAGGAACACCTCAAACCGTTTGTCGAGCTGGGGCACCTGAGCAAGTGGGCGATCCCGAGCCAGATCGCCCTTGTTACGGAAATTCCCAAGACCAGCGTTGGCAAGCTCGACAAGAAGCGTATTCGCGTCGACATCACCGAATGGCAGAGCAACAACAGCACCTTCCTCTCGACGCTTTAA
- a CDS encoding 2-hydroxyacid dehydrogenase, with the protein MTNIARAVFLDHSSLDLGDLDLGPLRNCFGELQLFDRTAPEQVTERLKGATVAITNKVVIDAAAMAASPELKLILISATGTNNVDLAAARQQGITVCNCQGYGTPSVAQHTIMLLLNLATRQSDYQKAVGDGRWQQATQFCLLDYPIVELQGKTLGLLGHGELGSAVGRLAEAFGMRVVLGQIPGRPARPDRLPLDQLLPQVDALTLHCPLNEHTRHFIGAQELALLKPGAFVVNTARGGLIDEQALAEALRNGHLGGAATDVLSVEPPTQGNPLLAGDIPRLIVTPHNAWGSREARQRIVGQMTENAQGFFSGTAQRVVS; encoded by the coding sequence ATGACAAACATCGCCCGCGCAGTTTTTCTCGACCACTCTTCCCTGGACCTTGGCGACCTGGACCTGGGCCCGCTGCGCAACTGCTTCGGCGAACTGCAATTGTTCGACCGGACCGCTCCGGAGCAGGTAACCGAACGGCTCAAGGGCGCCACGGTGGCGATCACCAATAAAGTCGTGATCGATGCGGCGGCCATGGCCGCCAGCCCCGAGCTGAAACTGATTCTGATCAGCGCTACCGGCACGAACAATGTCGACCTGGCCGCCGCACGCCAACAGGGCATCACGGTGTGCAATTGCCAGGGCTACGGCACGCCTTCGGTGGCCCAGCACACGATCATGCTGTTGCTGAATCTGGCAACGCGCCAGAGCGATTATCAAAAAGCAGTGGGGGATGGTCGTTGGCAACAGGCCACGCAGTTCTGCCTGCTGGACTATCCGATTGTCGAGTTGCAAGGCAAGACCCTCGGGTTATTGGGCCATGGTGAACTGGGTAGCGCCGTCGGACGGTTGGCCGAAGCCTTTGGCATGCGCGTGGTGCTGGGGCAGATTCCCGGGCGCCCTGCCCGCCCCGACCGCCTGCCGCTGGATCAGCTACTGCCGCAAGTCGACGCCCTGACCCTGCACTGCCCGCTCAACGAGCACACCCGACACTTCATCGGCGCCCAGGAACTGGCGCTGCTCAAGCCCGGCGCCTTCGTGGTCAACACCGCCCGCGGTGGCCTGATCGACGAACAGGCCCTGGCCGAAGCACTGCGCAACGGCCACCTGGGCGGTGCCGCCACCGACGTGCTCAGCGTGGAGCCACCCACCCAGGGCAATCCACTGCTGGCCGGCGACATCCCCCGGCTGATCGTCACGCCCCACAACGCCTGGGGCAGCCGCGAGGCGCGGCAACGGATCGTCGGTCAAATGACCGAAAACGCCCAGGGCTTTTTCAGCGGTACAGCACAGCGGGTCGTCAGTTGA
- a CDS encoding M48 family metallopeptidase translates to MNKTLMVCALSAALLLAGCQSVNTTSGGAVGVERKQYMFSMLSTAEVNQMYAQSYQKTMGEASAQGVLDKTSSDAKRVQAISSRLINQAPVFRPDSAQWNWEVNLIKSDELNASCGPGGKIIFYTGLINKLKLTDDEIAAIIGHEIAHALREHGREAMSKAYGIEMAKQGAGAIFGLGQDSLALADTVANYGMTLPNSRGNENEADLIGLELAARAGYNPNAAITLWNKMAKASEGAPPEFMSTHPSSDSRIASLQAAIPKVMPLYQQAKK, encoded by the coding sequence ATGAACAAGACATTGATGGTGTGTGCTCTGAGCGCGGCTTTGCTGCTCGCGGGTTGTCAGTCGGTCAACACCACCAGCGGCGGGGCTGTGGGCGTGGAGCGCAAGCAGTACATGTTCAGCATGCTGTCGACCGCTGAGGTCAACCAGATGTATGCCCAGTCCTATCAAAAGACCATGGGCGAGGCGAGCGCCCAGGGGGTACTGGACAAGACCAGCAGCGATGCCAAGCGCGTCCAGGCCATTTCCAGCCGGCTGATCAACCAGGCTCCGGTGTTCCGTCCGGATTCGGCGCAGTGGAACTGGGAAGTGAACCTGATCAAGAGCGATGAGCTCAACGCCAGTTGCGGTCCCGGCGGGAAAATCATTTTCTACACGGGTTTGATCAACAAGCTGAAGCTCACCGACGATGAAATCGCCGCGATCATCGGCCATGAAATCGCCCACGCCCTGCGCGAGCATGGGCGTGAAGCGATGTCCAAGGCCTATGGCATCGAGATGGCCAAGCAGGGCGCCGGCGCCATATTCGGCCTGGGCCAGGACAGCCTGGCATTGGCCGATACCGTGGCCAACTATGGCATGACCCTGCCCAACAGCCGCGGCAACGAAAACGAAGCCGACCTGATCGGCCTTGAACTGGCCGCCCGCGCTGGCTACAACCCGAATGCCGCGATCACCCTGTGGAACAAAATGGCCAAGGCATCGGAAGGCGCACCGCCGGAGTTCATGAGCACCCACCCGTCATCGGACAGCCGGATCGCTTCCCTGCAGGCGGCGATTCCGAAGGTGATGCCGCTTTATCAGCAGGCCAAGAAATAA
- a CDS encoding YajG family lipoprotein, whose product MLQRLLFGLIAVTSLTLVGCAHSPQQLNPEPTLNAQLAPVGRGQPVVVRVVDGRPSPTLGTRGGLYPETSVITVQGAQILPKLQAQAEAAVRLLGFTPTANAMNAPQLTVTLAELKYQSPKEGMYVTEATIGATFRSDVQNANRRYSGRYGASLDQRFGMAPNQDTNTKLVSDVLSDALTRLFKDPTIGQILAE is encoded by the coding sequence ATGTTGCAACGCCTGTTGTTCGGTTTGATCGCTGTGACCAGTCTGACCCTCGTCGGCTGCGCCCACAGCCCGCAACAACTTAACCCGGAGCCCACGCTCAATGCCCAACTGGCGCCTGTAGGTCGCGGCCAGCCGGTGGTGGTGCGGGTGGTGGATGGTCGCCCGTCGCCGACGCTTGGCACCCGTGGCGGGCTGTATCCGGAAACCAGCGTGATCACGGTGCAGGGCGCGCAGATCCTGCCCAAGTTGCAGGCCCAGGCTGAAGCCGCGGTGCGTTTGCTGGGCTTCACGCCTACCGCCAACGCCATGAATGCCCCACAACTGACGGTGACCCTGGCCGAGCTCAAGTACCAGTCGCCCAAGGAAGGCATGTATGTGACTGAAGCTACCATTGGCGCGACTTTCCGTTCCGATGTGCAGAATGCTAACCGTCGCTACAGTGGTCGTTACGGTGCTTCGCTGGATCAGCGCTTTGGTATGGCGCCCAATCAGGACACCAATACCAAGTTGGTCAGCGATGTGTTGAGTGATGCGTTGACCCGGTTGTTCAAGGATCCGACTATTGGCCAGATACTGGCTGAGTAA
- a CDS encoding SOS response-associated peptidase — protein sequence MCGRYALFRWNPTFAALPGFPADQKAQWNISPNDSVLMLRVGAEGQRELARARWGLTPPWLTDLSRTPAHARAETVAEQPMFREALRQRRCLLPANGFYEWRGGTRKRPYWLTPGEGSSLFFAAIWEAYPVQEQVWLSTAVITQPAAGQRRPLILDEEGQRLWLDPETPLHALQGLLASEPAQLRERVLANMVNDPKLNGPECLTPA from the coding sequence ATGTGTGGACGTTATGCCCTGTTTCGCTGGAACCCCACCTTCGCGGCCTTGCCCGGCTTTCCTGCCGATCAGAAGGCCCAGTGGAATATCTCGCCCAATGATTCGGTGCTGATGCTGCGTGTCGGCGCCGAGGGGCAGCGCGAACTGGCCCGGGCGCGCTGGGGCCTGACACCACCGTGGCTGACCGACCTGTCTCGCACGCCCGCCCATGCCCGGGCCGAAACCGTGGCCGAGCAACCAATGTTCCGTGAAGCCTTGCGCCAGCGTCGCTGCCTGTTGCCGGCCAACGGCTTCTACGAATGGCGCGGCGGTACGCGCAAGCGTCCTTACTGGCTGACGCCGGGAGAGGGCTCGTCGTTGTTCTTTGCCGCGATCTGGGAGGCGTATCCGGTGCAGGAGCAAGTATGGCTGAGTACGGCGGTTATCACCCAGCCCGCGGCGGGCCAGCGTCGGCCGTTGATCCTGGACGAAGAGGGCCAGCGCCTGTGGCTCGACCCCGAGACGCCGCTGCACGCGCTGCAAGGGTTGCTGGCCAGCGAGCCGGCGCAATTGCGCGAGCGGGTGTTGGCGAACATGGTCAATGATCCGAAGCTCAATGGGCCGGAGTGCCTGACTCCGGCTTGA
- a CDS encoding LysE family translocator, whose translation MYLTEFLTVALIHLLAVASPGPDFAVVVRESVTHGRRAGTWTALGVGTAIFLHVGYSLLGIGLIVSQSIVLFNALKWAAAAYLLYIGFKALRAKPANPAAENLHKEVGERTARGAFTSGFVTNGLNPKATLFFLSLFTVVINPHTPLAIQAGYGVYLAVATAIWFCLVAMLFSQQRVRAGFARMGHWFDRTMGAVLVAIGVKLAFTEMH comes from the coding sequence ATGTACCTCACCGAATTCCTCACCGTCGCCCTGATCCATCTGCTGGCCGTCGCCAGCCCCGGGCCGGACTTTGCCGTGGTGGTGCGTGAAAGCGTGACCCATGGTCGACGTGCCGGGACCTGGACGGCGCTGGGCGTCGGCACGGCGATTTTCCTCCATGTCGGCTATTCGCTGTTGGGTATCGGCCTGATCGTGTCCCAGTCGATCGTGCTGTTCAACGCGCTGAAATGGGCCGCCGCCGCGTACCTGCTGTACATCGGCTTCAAGGCGTTGCGCGCAAAACCGGCCAATCCGGCGGCGGAAAACCTGCACAAAGAAGTCGGCGAGCGTACCGCCCGCGGCGCGTTCACTTCGGGCTTCGTCACCAATGGCCTGAACCCCAAGGCAACGCTGTTCTTCCTTTCCCTGTTCACCGTGGTGATCAACCCGCATACACCTTTGGCGATCCAGGCCGGTTACGGGGTGTACCTGGCGGTCGCGACGGCGATCTGGTTCTGCCTGGTGGCCATGCTGTTCAGCCAGCAGCGGGTACGCGCCGGTTTTGCTCGCATGGGCCATTGGTTCGACCGGACCATGGGCGCGGTACTGGTCGCTATTGGCGTGAAACTGGCGTTTACCGAGATGCATTGA
- a CDS encoding class I SAM-dependent methyltransferase, whose translation MDPRSEVLLRQAELFQGSVLLAGLPADDLLGRLPEAHGWCWHAGDQAALDARFPERSHFGVNVPERAFDTAVVFLPKAKDLTDYILNAVAARLAGREVYLVGEKRSGIEGASKQLNPFGKPRKLDSARHCQLWQVTVANAPEATPLESLAQTYELPLVEGPLKVISLPGVFSHGRLDRGSALLLEHLDKLPSGHLLDFGCGAGVLGAAVKRRYPHNTVTLLDVDAFAAASSRLTLAANGLEAEVLTGDGIDAAPMGLSAILSNPPFHVGVHTDYHATENLLRKAAKHLKNGGELRLVANSFLKYQPLIEEHLGVCAIKAEGQGFRIYRAKRS comes from the coding sequence ATGGATCCGCGCAGTGAAGTACTGCTTCGTCAGGCCGAATTATTCCAGGGTTCGGTCTTGTTGGCCGGGCTGCCCGCCGACGATCTGCTCGGCCGTTTGCCCGAGGCCCATGGCTGGTGCTGGCACGCAGGCGATCAGGCCGCGCTGGATGCCCGCTTCCCCGAGCGCAGTCACTTTGGCGTAAACGTCCCCGAGCGCGCGTTCGACACCGCCGTGGTGTTCCTGCCCAAGGCCAAGGACCTGACCGATTACATCCTCAATGCCGTGGCGGCACGCCTGGCCGGTCGCGAGGTGTACCTGGTGGGGGAAAAACGCAGTGGTATTGAAGGCGCGTCCAAACAGCTCAACCCGTTCGGCAAGCCGCGCAAGCTCGACAGCGCGCGGCATTGCCAACTGTGGCAGGTCACCGTCGCCAACGCGCCCGAGGCCACGCCTCTGGAAAGCCTGGCCCAGACCTACGAGCTGCCCCTGGTCGAAGGTCCGCTGAAGGTCATCAGCCTGCCGGGGGTGTTCAGCCATGGTCGCCTGGATCGCGGCAGTGCGTTGCTGCTAGAACACCTCGACAAACTGCCCAGCGGCCATTTGCTGGACTTTGGCTGCGGTGCCGGTGTGCTGGGGGCGGCGGTCAAGCGTCGCTATCCGCACAACACCGTCACGCTGTTGGACGTGGATGCGTTCGCCGCCGCCAGCAGTCGCTTGACCCTGGCCGCCAACGGTCTGGAAGCCGAGGTGCTGACCGGTGACGGGATCGACGCCGCGCCGATGGGTTTGAGCGCGATCCTGAGTAACCCGCCGTTCCATGTCGGCGTGCACACCGATTACCACGCCACGGAAAACCTGCTGCGAAAAGCGGCCAAACATCTGAAAAACGGCGGCGAACTGCGCTTGGTAGCGAACAGCTTCCTCAAGTACCAACCGCTGATCGAAGAGCATTTGGGTGTGTGTGCGATCAAGGCCGAGGGCCAGGGTTTTCGCATCTACCGGGCCAAACGCAGCTGA
- a CDS encoding methyl-accepting chemotaxis protein: MSEIDQVATAVHEMTATAQDVARNATQAAQAASHADQAASQGMQIVRDTSTSIGALAVEIGKAVSVVQTLAKDSENINAILTAIRGIAEQTNLLALNAAIEAARAGEQGRGFAVVADEVRNLAQKTQHATGEIQTMIQQLQQGTRDVVRVMEDSQQRTDESVQHAAKAAQALETITQAVSVINDMNTQIASAAEEQSAVADDINRNVINIGQVANEVASGADESSAASAGLTKLAEQQRRLINQFRV, from the coding sequence ATGTCGGAGATCGATCAGGTCGCCACCGCCGTGCACGAAATGACCGCCACCGCCCAAGACGTGGCTCGCAACGCAACCCAGGCCGCCCAAGCCGCCAGTCACGCCGACCAGGCCGCCAGCCAGGGCATGCAGATCGTGCGGGACACCTCCACCTCCATTGGCGCCCTCGCCGTGGAAATCGGCAAGGCTGTTAGCGTGGTGCAAACCCTGGCCAAGGACAGCGAGAACATCAACGCGATCCTGACTGCGATTCGCGGGATCGCCGAACAGACCAACCTGCTGGCCCTCAACGCCGCCATCGAAGCCGCCCGGGCAGGTGAGCAAGGTCGTGGTTTCGCGGTGGTGGCCGATGAGGTGCGCAACCTGGCGCAGAAGACCCAGCATGCCACGGGAGAAATCCAGACGATGATCCAGCAGCTGCAACAAGGCACCCGGGATGTGGTGCGGGTGATGGAAGACAGCCAGCAGCGCACCGATGAAAGCGTGCAGCACGCGGCAAAAGCGGCCCAGGCCCTGGAGACGATCACCCAGGCCGTGTCGGTGATCAACGACATGAACACCCAGATCGCCAGCGCCGCCGAGGAACAGAGCGCCGTGGCCGATGACATCAACCGCAACGTGATCAACATCGGGCAAGTGGCGAACGAAGTGGCCAGTGGCGCCGACGAGTCCAGCGCCGCCAGTGCCGGGTTGACCAAACTGGCGGAGCAGCAACGGCGCTTGATCAATCAGTTCAGGGTTTGA